CCTCAACCACCAGCGGCCACGATTCCGAAGGGGTGCTGGTCACCGCCGATGGGATCGTGCGTGCCCTGCAGCACCTGTCCATCCCGGCGATGAACAAGGCGTTCAAGGAAGGCTGGGTCCCGCGGTTCGACCTGAACCCCACCCGCGAGGGCCAGGGCGCGTTCAAGGGCTTCCGCGCGATCGTGGACCTGCCGATGGGCGTCACGCCGGAGATGGTGGCCGACAAGCGGGCGGTGCTGGCCAAGAACCTCAACCGCAACGCGGTCGAGGTGTGGCCCTCCGACTACGGCAAGGAGCAGGGCGGGAAGCCGGGCTACGTCAACGTGTACGTGGCCGACTCCGGGGTGATGGACAAGCCCACACCGGAGTACCCGCTGCTCAACGAGGGCGCGGCCGATGTGTTCGCCGGGGTGCCGGTCGGGATCACGCAACGCGGGGAAGAGGTGCTGTTCCCGCTGGTCGGGTCGAACTTCGTGTTCGGAGGGCAGCCGGGGCAGGGCAAGTCCAACGCGGGCCGGGTGGTGATGCTCGGCGCGGCGCTGGACCCCCTCGCCGAGCTGCGGGTGCACGTGTTCGCGATGAACGGCGACTTCGACGCCTACGCCCCGCGCCTGTCGCACTACCACAAGGGCACCGGCAGCGAGCACGCCGCGCTGGCCACCGAACACCTGCAGGACCTGTACGCCGAGGTCACCCGCCGCGAAGAGCGGCTGGCGGAACTGGGCGCCAAGAAGCTCACCCGCCCGACCTCGGAGAAGCATCCGGACATGCGGCCGCTGATCGTGTACTTCTCCGAGTGCCATGAGCTGTTCGGCGACGGCGAGCACGGCAAGATGGCCGCTGAGCTGGCCATCAACGTGGTCAAACGGGGCCGCAAGACCGGTGTCGTGTGCGGCTTCGACACCCAGTCCGCGCGCACCGACGCCATACCGGGCGAGCTGGTCGAGAACGTCGGCATCAACGGCTGCTTCGCGGTCAAGACCTGGCGGTCCAACGATGGGTTCCTCGGCGACGGCAGCTTCGCCGCCGGTATCCGGGCCACTGACCTGCGGTTCAACGTGGACCGGGGAACCATGGTCGCCACCGGGGTGTCCGAGGAGCTGTTCGAGATCCTGCGCACGCACTTCATCGCGGTGGACGATGACACCGGCTGGGACGCCGCCACCGAGGTCATCGCCCGCGCGATGGGGCTGCTCGGCGAGGGCACCCCGGTCGCCGGGGACCGTCCGGCGCCGCAGATCGAGACCGAGCGAGACCTGCTCGCCGACCTCGATGAGGTGCTGGGCACCGAGCGGGTACCGGCGGGGGACGTGCTCGGCGCACTGCGCAACCTCGCCCCACGCTGGCGGCCCTACGCCGACTACACCGTTCCGACGCTCCGGGCCGACGTGAAGGCGCTGGGCGTGAAGGTGGCCCGCACCGGCAACAAGGACTTCATTGATCCGGTCACGGTACGTGAACGGCTCGCCGAGCGGTCGACCAAGGATCTCGATGAGTGAGTGAGACCGGTTCGACCGTCCCGGACACCGCCACACGGCACCCGAACGGCCCGCGCTCGGTGGCTTCTCACTCGCTCACTTTCTAACTCTTCGCAGCTCACACCTTGAGCAGGGGTGAGACGACCGCGAGTTAGAAATCTAACTCGAAATCCGCGCTCTCACTCCGATCTCACTCGCCAGGCGGCACCCGCTCTGGGTGTCCGCCCCGGCACCCCCTACCCCAAATCAGTCACACACGGTCACGTCGAGAGGAGCGTCATGGGACGCTACGACACCAGCCAGGACCTGACCCGCCTGGTGACCTGCCACCACGAAGCCGGGCACGCCATCGCACACCAGGTCGGTGGCGGCACCGTCCACCATGTCCGGATCGTCAGCGACCACGAGGGCTACATGCGCCCGGCAGACGAGTTCGACCCGGACAACCCGCTGCCGTGGCTGGTCATGATCCTCGCGGGCAGCGAGGCCGCAGCCCGGTTCCTGACCCGCCACGGCTACAGCCTCGGCGAGGGCCGCCGCATCCAACGCGGCTGGTGCCACGACGACCGAACGATGTTCCGCCGCTATGCCCGAGGCACCGGAATCGCCGAGGGCCGGGCACGGCGCGAGGCGCAGCGACTCGTACGGCGGCACTGGCGGCAAATCGACCGCCTCGCCACCAAGCTCGACCGGCGCGGACGGCTCACCGGCCCGCGCCTGTGACCACTGCCGGGCCGGTCACGAGACCCGAACCTCACCGGCCCGGCAGCCCCCACCCGCTCGCTCCTTCAACCAGAAGGGTTCTCAATGGACACCCGCGACCACCTCACCACCACCGCACCCCAACCGAGCAGGCTGGCGCCGGTCGCCGC
The sequence above is drawn from the Amycolatopsis aidingensis genome and encodes:
- a CDS encoding cell division protein FtsK, translating into MSNQDEQRPAELAAVHYLPAHREGAETAAGGPVVEGELVTDEQYRHLTSQKTKAIARYQGYAQDAVTVYRGVKTAATHERTKTTAKAVARNVLYVPAGAGALAKRVWEAHSNSRYERQLRAAELAGDQDLLQEWETRAETARQRRHDRTMDWLAAPGRLVKALAVSVASLVGCLLMLGMVLAVADSDISLVIAPIGAFLDFVQWVMWVVTVVWGPLVLAAPWVAVLYLWNEGRKASTTPVWLQSSTTSGHDSEGVLVTADGIVRALQHLSIPAMNKAFKEGWVPRFDLNPTREGQGAFKGFRAIVDLPMGVTPEMVADKRAVLAKNLNRNAVEVWPSDYGKEQGGKPGYVNVYVADSGVMDKPTPEYPLLNEGAADVFAGVPVGITQRGEEVLFPLVGSNFVFGGQPGQGKSNAGRVVMLGAALDPLAELRVHVFAMNGDFDAYAPRLSHYHKGTGSEHAALATEHLQDLYAEVTRREERLAELGAKKLTRPTSEKHPDMRPLIVYFSECHELFGDGEHGKMAAELAINVVKRGRKTGVVCGFDTQSARTDAIPGELVENVGINGCFAVKTWRSNDGFLGDGSFAAGIRATDLRFNVDRGTMVATGVSEELFEILRTHFIAVDDDTGWDAATEVIARAMGLLGEGTPVAGDRPAPQIETERDLLADLDEVLGTERVPAGDVLGALRNLAPRWRPYADYTVPTLRADVKALGVKVARTGNKDFIDPVTVRERLAERSTKDLDE
- a CDS encoding M50 family metallopeptidase, whose product is MGRYDTSQDLTRLVTCHHEAGHAIAHQVGGGTVHHVRIVSDHEGYMRPADEFDPDNPLPWLVMILAGSEAAARFLTRHGYSLGEGRRIQRGWCHDDRTMFRRYARGTGIAEGRARREAQRLVRRHWRQIDRLATKLDRRGRLTGPRL